The window CGGAGAGGGACTCCGTGACGTCTGCCGCCGCGAAAACCACGTACCCGTTCGCCAGGGTCCAGTAGGACATGGTCTTCGGGACACCGTTCCACAGGTAGTCTATCCGTCCCTTCTTCTCGCTGATTACGGCATCGGCGTACTTGGCGAAGCTGCCGTCGACCACTTCCCGGAATCCCGGTCCTTCGAACTTCAGGGTGGGGTGGTGGAGATATTTCAGGTCCCGGTTGAGGAGGAAGGCGTACCCCGTGTCGTATATTTTTACCGAATCGAGGACCGTCCTGACGAAATTGAAGGAGAAGGTCATTCCGACGATGGCGGCAACCCGGCCGTCGATGAGGACCGGCTGGGAATAGACCACCACTTCCTCCCCGCTCTCGGAACGCTGGATGTCCCCCCAGTAGGGAGCTATGGTGTCAAGGGGCCTCCAGAACCATGCCGAGGAGGGGTCATTTCTGTCGATGAGCTGGGCGGGGGACATGTTCTTTCCGTCGAGGAACATGAAGAGGGATCCTGCATCAGCCCGCTCGAAGGCCACCATGAAGGTCTTTTCCGTGCCGTAGATCTCAGGGTTGAAAATGATGAACAGTCTCCGCGCCTCCGGAGACTGGATGCCGAGGTCCGTCATGAACTTGCCGTTCTGGGCGCCGAACTGGGGAACCACGATGTCCGCCACGTCGGGATTGGGCAGGCTGGTGAACCTGGTGGTGACAAGGGCCGAAAGGGCCTGGAGCATGCCGTCGAACTTGTTGAATGTGGCGTCCATGCGGTATGACAGAGATTCCGCCAGGGTGATCTCGTACTGCCGGGCCGAATCCTCGAGCCCCTGCCCGCCGATGTGCATGGCGTAAAATCCGATGCCTCCCACTGCCAGCGCAAGGAGAACGATGACCACGGCCAGAATGCGCGTTGCGAGTCTGTTCAGTTTCAAGGAAGAACTCCCCCCTCTGAAGGTGATTGGTGATGGTGGAAAAAGAACAGCCTTCGGCGTCCGAAGGCTGTTCTGCTAAATTTACCTCCGGCGGCCCGGCTGTCATGGCCCGAAGGCTGTAGACCCGAAGCTTTGCGTCCCCGGCTTTCGCCCGGTTTGCCCTATGGGGTGCAGATGAATGCTACAGTCGTTCCTTGAGTTCCTTGAGCTGCCGGGCCCGCTCCGCGCCTTTCTCGTCCAGGCCGAGGCGGTTGACCACAACCCGTTCGTTGACTCCCCGGAAAATGGTCCCGAGGGCGTCGGTACCCGTGACGTCAAAGATGAGCCTGTTCCCCCGGACTTCCCTGAGGACGGCCTTCACTGTCACGGTGGTCCCGAGCATGGCCGGGATCTCGTGTTCGAGGTCGATTCTCCGTCCCACGGAGAGGTAACCCTCCGGAAGCAGGTTTTCAGTCGCCGCCATGGCAGCCTGAACGGCCAGGGCGGCACAGGCTGATGTGGAAAGGTACTGGTTCAGGTAGGGAGAAGAATTGCCTATGGTATCCTCCAGCTCCACCGTCTTCTTCACCTCGGCGCTCAGCCCCGTCTGCAGGAGTTCGGAAAGGTTCAGCATGGAACATCCCTCCTTCTTGTGGATATACTCCCTCTTCCGTCTATTCTACAGTAAAATCTCTCACAGGGGGCAACTGCTCCGCCGTTTCTTCGTCGGTTTTTCCCCGGTTTTCCAGGAGAAAGTCGGCGATCTTCGGGTCGAACTGCCGTCCAGCCTGTTCCTTCACTTCCCTGAGAGCGTCATCCCTGCTTCTGGCAGGCCGGTAGGGGGTCCCGCGGGTCATGACGTCGAAGGCGTCGGCGACGGCGATGATCCTGGAGAGCAGGGGAATGTCCTCCCCCGGGAGGCCGGAGGGGTACCCCGTGCCGTCCCACCGCTCGTGGTGGGAGAGAATTTCGTCCGCCACAGAGGCCACGTCCGGAGTGGCAGAGGAGGCAACCTTGTATCCCGCCTCGGCGTGGCGTTTCACGTCCTCCCATTCCTCCTCCGTCAGGGGGCCTGTTTTGGACAGGATTCTCGGCGGAATGGAGGCCTTCCCGATATCATGAAGGTACGCGGCGAGATCCAGCTTTTCCAGGTCCAGCCTTTCAAGGCCAAGCCGTCTGCCCAGCATGCGGCAGAGCCGCCTCACCGAAAGATTGTGTTCGACTGTTTCAGGAGTGCTCTCCGCAAGGGACGAGAAGATGCTCCCGAGAATTGTCTCCCGGATCTTCCTGCTTTCTGAGATTTTCTTATCGTACATGTCCCCCTCGGCGTCCCGGAACACGTTGGCGAAATCCTGCCAGCGGTGAAGCTTCGCGCTGTACCCGAGGGACATGCTGGGAGGAACGGGCATGTCCTTCACCTGTATCTTCCGGAAGGCATCTTCGATGCGGTTGACGATGGAGGCGGCGTCCTCCTCCCGGGTATGGGGAAGCAGAATGACGAATTCATCCCCTCCCCACCGGAAGAGGAGATCGCTGCTCCTGCAAATTTTCCTCAGTACCTTTGCCGCGGCCTTCAGCAGGGCGTCTCCCACCTGGTGGCCGAAAGCGTCGTTGGCCATTTTCAGGCCGTTGAGATCTCCCATGATGATGCTGAGGGGAAGCTGGCGGTCGCAGTCGAGCCGTTTCAGTTCCTCTTCGAAGAATGCCCTGTTGTAGAGCCCCGTGAGGGGGTCTTTGAAAGATCCCCTGGAGAGCCCCTCCCCGGCGGCCTTGAGGTCTGTGATATCCCTGGCGATGGTCAGGACGGCGGGTTCCTCCCCCCTGACAAGGGGGAAAAAGGAAAGCAGCGCCGGAAAGGAGGTACCGTCCTTGCGCCGGACGATTCCTTCCGCAGAAAACGGGTGCCCCGTATCCAGATTTTTCCAGGCCTGTTTCACCCGGAGGGGGGGCGGGGAGGCCAGGACTGCCGTCATGTCGGACGACAAAAGTTCCTGGACGGTGAAGCCGAGTCCCTTCACCGCCGCAGAATTGACCTCCCGGATTTTCCCGGTGAGATTGTGGATAAAGACGAATTCAGCGATTCCCGCCATAAGGCAGGATAAAAGCTCTCCGGTATCCAAGCCCGATTTCCCGTTTCCGGGAGCGGCGTCTGTTCGGTCCATTCTGAGGTTCCTCCTTCTTTGCCTGAAAAAATGCACTATCCGGTCAATTATACTCCAGGACGGTGAAAAATCAGCCCTTTCCCCTCGCAGTGTTTCTTGTTATATTGTACCGGACGGCCATCGGACTTTTCATCCCCTAATCGAGGAGGTTTCTCATGAGAATCGTCGGATTCTGCAATCTGAAGGGCGGCGTGGGCAAGACCACCGCATGCCAGAACCTTGCGGTCGCCCTCGCCCGGAGAGGGCTCAGGGTCGCGGCTCTCGACCTCGATCCACAGAGCAACCTCACCGCCGGGTTCGGCATCTCCGTTCCGGAGGAACATCCCTATATCTACGACTTCCTTCTTGGAGACGTCTCCTTTGAAGAAGTCAAGGTTTCCCGGGAGGGGGTTGACGTGATTCCCAGCACCCTCGACCTCGCCATGGCGGAGATGCAGATCGAAAGCCAGCCCGGGAGGGACACCCTGTTGCGGGACGCCCTTGAGTCGGCCGGCCTCTCCGGTTACGACTGCGTCTTCTGCGACAGCCCTCCCCAGCTCGGCATATTCACCCGCAACGTCCTCGCGGCGTCCCACGAGGTTATTGTTCCCCTGGAAAGCGAGTTTTACAGCCTCGCGGGACTCCGCCTCCTTTCCAGGACGGTGGAGCTGTTCCGCAAGAGGCTGAACAGGGGGCTGGCCATCGGGGGGGTGCTCCTCACCAGGCATAACCCCAAGATCATCATGAACAGGGAAGTGGAGAAGGAGGTCCGAAGTCATTTCGGCGACAGGGTATTCTCGCGGTACATCCGCCAGAACATCAGTCTTGTGGAAGCCAGCGGGGCTGGAGTCTCCGTCTTCGGATACGATCCGGAAAGCAACGGCGCCCTCGATTACTCCGTGGCGGCCGATGAACTGCTCGAGAGGTGGAAGAACGATGGCTAAAAAAAGACCCAGCCTGAAAAATTACCTTTCCACGGGAGAAGTGTTCGCCGGAGAGGAACCCCTTTCCCCCGCCGCGGAAACGGCAGGAAAAACGGTTTCGGAAGAAGCTGCGGCACCTGCGGAAAAGGCTCCGGAAGGGGCCGGCGGGAAAGCTGCGGAAAAAAAGGCGGCGCCGGCGAAAAAGAAGACATCGTCGTCTCCGGAAAAGAAGCCTTCGGCGGCTTCCGGAAAGAAGGCGGCCGGGGAGAAAAAAACGCCCGCCCTGCGGAGCCGGGCGAAAAAAACTTCCACGGCTCCGGAGAAGCCTTCGGAGAAAAAGGGTGAAGAATCTTTTGCCGGCGGAATGGACTCCATTCTGGAGATGCTGGCCGCGGAAGACCGTCCCCTGTGGGAGAGGCTCTTCGGGGCCGCCGAGACTGAATTTTTCCCCCTGGACCTGGTGGAGCGGAGGGAGGATTTCCGCACCATGCCCCGGGACCGGTTCACCCTCTTCCGGCTCGAGGAGCCGGGAAAACCCCTCCATCACGTAAGGACGAGCGTCCAGATCCGTGAACCCCTGGTCTGTCTCATTAAATGGGACGAGACAGGGCGGATTTCCGTGTTCAGATAAGGGGCGGAGTCTTCAGCAGAATTTCAGCCGCTTCTTCGAACGGCCGGGGGTGCCCGAAGAAATACCCCTGACCGCAGGTCGCTCCCTGTTCCGGGGACGGGACAGCCGAAAAATGGTATCCTTAACTGAAGATCAGCGTATTCTTCCCTGAAAGGTCGGTTGTCTCCCATGTATTTTTTCGAGATGCTTCTCTCCGCCGTGTCCCTCTCCATGGACGCCCTGGCGGCGTCACTCGGGATCGGAGCCTGCCTCGGAGCCGCCACGGGCGGCGCGGCGGCCCTCAGGGTCGCGGGAGCCTGCGGCGGCTTTCAGTTCGCCATGCCCCTGGCCGGGTGGTTTCTGGGCAGCCGCTTCCTGGTCTTTATTTCCGGCTATGACCACTGGGTAGCCTTCGGGCTCCTCGCCCTCGTGGGGGGCAACATGATCCGCGAATCCTTCAAGCCCGAGGACCCGGCCTGTCCTCCCTCTGATCCCTCCTGCGGCATCGCCCTCCTGACTGTGGCGGTGGCCACCTCCATCGACGCCCTTGCCGTGGGGGTGAGCTTCGCCGCCGTGGGGGCCCCGGTGATGGTGCTGGCGTCATGGTCCGGGGCGATAACGGCCTTCGCCTGTTTCGGGGGCGTCCTGGCGGGGTTCCGCGTGGGGCAGCTTCTCGGCAGAAAAGTCGAGTTCGCCGGAGGACTGGTGCTGTGCCTCATCGGGGCGAACATCCTGAGGGTTCATCTCATGGGGTAGACAGGGGAGACGCCTGGGTGTACATGGTGCTCTGCGCCGACGGAACGCTGTACACCGGCTGGACCTTCGACCTCGCCGCGAGGGTGGAAGCCCACAACCTCGGCAGGGGTGCCCGGTACACGGCGGGGCGGCGGCCGGTGAGGCTTGTCTTCAGCGAGCGTCTTCCCTCGAAGGGAGATGCCCTCCGGCGGGAGCTGGCTATCAAGAGAATGTCCAGGCAGGAGAAGGAAAGACTGGCGGCGGAGCGCATCGGTGTTCCTCTTGTGTCTCCCGGAGAGGGAGGACTATAATATGCACTATTCACGAACAGGAAGGGAGACCGGCATGGAAAGCGAGAGTAGCGCGAGACCAGAACCGTTGTGCGGCCACATCCGCTGAGGGCGTCCCGACGGTTTTTTCGCGTCCGGCGCCCGCCGGGCGTGAAGGGAGGCTCCAGGGCAGTTCCTGTCTCTCCTTTATCGCCCCCGACAGCTTCAAGCCCTCCGGTTCCGGGAATTCCCGCCCGGACGGAGGAACATCCGCGAAGGGGGATAATTCCATGATTTCCATACTGAAAACCTTTCCCGACAAGAAGAACGCTTCTCTCACCCTGGAGAGTCTGGAACCCGGGAGCTGGATCAACCTGACGGCGCCCTCGAAAGAGGAGATGGACACGGTAAGCCGGGCCGCGAAATGCCCCGCCGATTTTCTCGCCGCCGCCCTGGACCCGGAGGAAGCATCCCGCATCGAGGCCGACGACGGGTGCCTGCTGGTGGTGATCAACGTCCCCAAGGTGGAGGGAAACTTTCGTTTCGATGCCATTCCCATGGGCGTCATCATCACCACGGAGCACATCGTCACCGTCGCCCTGGAGCAGAACGACGTCCTGCCCTCCTCGCCCCAGTCTCTGGCCGCAGTCAGCACGTTCAAGCGGACCCGCTTCCTCTTCCAGGTGCTCTTCCGGGCCGCCACACTTTTCCTGAAATATCTCGTCCAGATCGACCGCCGGTCCAACGCCATAGAGGCCAATCTAAGAAAGTCCATGAGGAACGAAGAGCTTTTCCAGCTCCTTGACCTCGAAAAGAGCCTTACCTATTTCACCAGCGCCCTGCGGTCCAACCGGTCGGTGGTGGACAAACTCATCCGGCTCTGCGCCAACGCCCAGATGCACGAGATCGTGAAGGTCCGGGAGGAGGACGAGGAACTCCTTGAGGACGTGAAAATCGAATACGACCAGGCATACGAGATGGTGCAGATGTACAGCAACATCCTCAGCGGCATGATGGACGCCTTCGCCTCCATTATTTCCAACAATCTGAACATGGTCATGAAATTCCTCGCCTCAATCACCATCATCCTGGCGATTCCCACGGTGGTGGCCAGCTTCTGGGGAATGAACGTCCATGTTCCTCTCGGAGGGCATCCCCTGGGCTTCTGGGGCGTTCTGGCCATTTCGGCCCTGTTTGCGGGAGGCTCGGCCTTCCTGCTCTGGAAGAAGCACATGCTGTGAAGCCCCGAAGGGGGAGGAGGGGGAACCATGGCGAAACAAAGAAGGGAAGAAAGGGAGCCCTGGGAGTACCTCGGTAAAAAACGCGTGCTCTGGAAGCAGATCATCGCCCTTCTGCTGTCTGTCATTGCCCTCTTTCTCATCGTCGTCCTCGGCGATTTTCTGTTCCATTATTTTCACCTGGGCAAGGACTGGTCCGACTCCCTCCTGGTGAGAATGATCGTGGAGCGGCGGCTGATCCTGCCATTTTTCAGGTAGGTGCAAAGGCCTTCCCGGCGAAAGGGGAAGGCTTTTTTCTTTCTCCCCCCGGCAGCTCCGGTCTCGCCCCCGTCCTTCTTCTGCTGTCGGCCGCTTTTTGACCTCACAGTTTTTTTGCAGTATAATAATTTCATTAGTTTTTCAAAGCTGAGTGCTTTGTCTGCGCAGCAATCCTGTCGATACAGATCCCCGGCAGTCCGGCTGAGAATTCCGTTCCCTGGCTTTTCCTGCCTTCTTTGTCCTTCCGAAGGGCTCAATCCATGAAAGGAGCAGATAGATGAAAAAACACGCATTTTGTATTCTGCTGGTATTGTGTCTGGTGCCGGCCGCGCTTTTCGGTACGCCTCTGCAGGCTTCAGGAGAAGAGCCTCCTGTTGTGTTCGCTGATTTCAGCTGGGACAGCGTCCAGTTTCACAACAGGGTGGCAGGCTTTATTCTCGAACACGGATTCGGCAAAGAGGACAACAGTCTCAGCCACGGAGAAGCAGCCGCTGCGTTTCTGAAGAAGCATCCGGACCTTTGGCGGGAATGGGTGGACGGGCCGGCGGCGGAAAAGGTCGCCGCTGCGCTCGCGGATTCGGGGAAGTAATGGCTGTTTCCGCAGGGAAAGGCGGACCGGGGCTTCCCCGTCCGCCCTTCGACGATCCTGTCCGGAGCGGAAATCGGCTTATCGAATGGGCGGAGCCCCTTCTTACGGGAAGCGAACCGGCCCGGTCAAAGGAGGCGGCCGAAGAGTTCGCCCTCTTCTGCGGTCCGGTTCTTCAGGAGGAACTCGACAGGATCCGGAACGACGAAGGGGATCACATCCTGGGCAGGCTTGTTCCCTACTGGGAGGGATGGTACCTGGCGTCAAGGGCCCCTTTGCCGGTCCACTCCAACCCCTTCTACCTCTTCGCATCCGACACGCTGCCCGGAGAGTCCTGTCCCTTCAGACTGGCCGCCCGGCTGGCCCTGTCGGCCGCGGCGTTCTGCACCGAGATCGACAGGGGGACCCTAGAACCGGACACGTTCAGGGGAGCACCCCTGTGCATGAAGGAATATGAACGGCTCTTCAGGACTTCCCGGAGGGCCCTGCCGGGAGCCGACGTGCAGGCGACGGGAACGAAAACCGGCCCCGCCGGGCGCAGTGCCCTCGTTCTCTCCGGGGGGGTACCCTTTCTCCTCGAACTGTATTCGGAAGAGGACGGCCTGAGGGATGTGGAAGAGACGGCCCGTCATCTCCGGGAGATGGCCTCCTTTCCTCCGGACGAAACCCCGCCCGTTGGACTGATCACAACCCTTCATCGGGATGAGGCGGCCCTGGGACGGCGGCTTCTCCTTGAAGGGGGAAAAGACAACGAACGGCTTCTCTCCCTCGCGGAGGAATCCCTTTTTGTCCTCCGCCTGGACGGCCCGTGCGGCTCCAGCCCCGAGGAGCGGGCACGGCACTTTCTCTTCGACGGAGGGCAGAACGGCTGGTATGAAAAGTCCTTCCAGCTCATCGTCACGGCGGACGGTCAGGCCGGGATAAACTTCGAACACGCCTCCAGGGACGGGACCCACGTGGGGCGCCTCGTGAAGGAGATCCTTTCCCGTGCCCCTTCCGTGACGGGCAGAGCGTCGGGGCTTCCGGCACCGGTAAGGCTGGACTTCGCCCTCTCCGGGGAGTTCAGGGATTTCCTTGACGGGATTCCGGAAAAAACCCGGATCCTTTCCGATTCCAGGGTTCAGGCCGTTCTCAGGTTCGACGCCTTCGGGACCGATGCGGTGAAAGAAGGAAATGTCAGCCCCGACGCCTTTGTCCAGCTCGCCATGCTCATGGCGGCGGAGGAACTGTGGGGGGAGCGCAGGAGCGTCTACGAGTCGGTGCAGCTCCGCCGTTTCGCAGGGGGCCGCACGGAGGGAACCCGCCCGCTCACCCGGGAAGCGGTAGCTTTTATCGACGGCTTCCGTTCAGGCCGGGCATCTTCCGGCGCTCTCCGGGAGATGCTGTTCGAAGCCCAGCGGGCCCACAGGGAAAGGATACGGGAATGCCTGGAAGGACGGGGCGTGGAGGGACACCTCCAGCTCCTGAGGGGACTGTGGAAAGAGAGGGGAAGGGAGCTTGGCCTGAAGGAAGAGCCTGCCCTCTTCCGTTCCCCGGCCTGGGAAAAACTGGCGTCCTGCCCCGTATCCAGCAGCACCACGCCGGGAGAGGGCTTCGCCCTCGCGGGCTACGGTCCCGTCCAGCCGGGAGGGCTGGGTGTCCGGTATCTTTCCCGCAGGGATCACTTCATCTTCCACGTGTCTTCCTGGAAACGGGACGGCTCCCTGGCGCCGGAATACGCTTCCCGCCTGCGGAATGCCCTTGAAGCCATGGGGAAAGTACTGCGGGAACAGGAATAAGGCTGTTTCAGACAAATAAAGGGCGTCCGGTTCATTTTCCGGACGCCCTGCTTTTGTCTGTTGTCCGCCTGTACTGACGCTACAGGTTCCGGATCACCATGGCCACGCCCTGGCCGCCGCCGATGCAGGCGCTGACGATGCCGAATTCCTTCTTCTGCGCCTTGAGGGAATAGATGAGCGTCGCGAGGATCTTGCCCCCCGTGGCGCCGATGGGGTGACCGAGGGCGATGGCGCCTCCGCAGGGGTTGAGCCTGTCCATGCCGAACTTCATCACCCTGTGGCAGGCGAGAATCTGGGAGGAGAAGGCCTCGTTGATCTCGATGATCTCCATGTCTTCCAGGGACATTTTGGCCATCTCCAGGGCCTTCGGCATGGCCACCGTGGGGCCGAGCCCCATGTGGACGGCGTCTAGGGCGCCGCTGGCATACCCCGTGATCTCCGCCAGGGGAGTGAACCCGTTGGCCTTCGCCCAGTCGCTGTCAGCCACGATGTACGCGCTTCCGGCGTCGCAGAGGGCCGAGCTGGACCCGGCAGTGATGGAGCCGTCCTTTTTGAAGATCGCCGGAAGTCTGGCGAGGGACTCGATGGATGTGTCCTCCCGTGGTATTTCGTCGGTATCGAAGACGATGGTTCCCTTTTTTCTGTCCTGTATCTCCACCGGCACGATCTCGGAGGCAAAGCGGCCTTCTTTAATGGCGGCCACAGCTTTTCTGTGGCTGTTCAGGGCATACTCGTCCTGCTCTTCCCTGGTGATGGAGTATTCCTCGTTGAGGACTTCCGCCGTGGCGCCCATGAGCATACCTGCCAGGGGACAGTTGAAGCCGTCCTTGTGGAGGGAGTCCTCGGCCGCTTTCTCGCCCATGCGGAATCCCCACCGGGCATCCCTGAGCAGGTAGGGAACATTGGTCGCGCTCTCCATGCCGCCTGCGGCCACGGCTTGCATGTCGCCGAGGCGGATCTTGTCCGCGGCGAGCATGGCCGTCTTCAGGCTGGAGCCGCACCGCTTGTTCACGGTGAACGCGGGGATGGACTGGGGAAGCCCCGAACGGAAAAGGGCGATCCGTGCAGGGTTGGCGCCGACGCCCGCCTGCCACCCGTTGCCCATGATGACCTCGCCGATGTCGTCAGGGTTTACGCCCGACCGCTTTACCGCCTCTTTCAGTGCCATGGCTCCAAGGTCGGGAGCCTCGAATCCTTTCAGGCTGCCTCCGAACTTGCCGCCCGGAGTCCTGCAGGCGCTCAGAATAACCGGTTTACCCATGGTCCGGTACCCACTCCTTTCATTCTATGCCCTTCATGGGGCAGAGGTCGGGGGAAATGTCGTAGTCCATGGTGGTGTTGGCCCGAAGCTCCTCCTCTGTGATTTCCGGGGATATTTCGCAGAGCACCATTTTGCCGTTCACCTTGCGGACGACGCAGAACTCCGTCACCACCACGCTGACCACCTTCGCTCCCGTGAGGGGCAGGGTGCACTCCTTCACCAGCTTCGGGCGGCCTTTCTTGTCGCAGTGGGTGGTGGCCACGTAGACCGCCCTGGCTCCCGTGACGAGGTCCATGGCGCCTCCCATGCCCGGCACCATCTTGCCGGGGATCATCCAGTTCGCCAGGTTGCCGAAGCTGTCCACCTCCAGGGCGCCGAGGACCGTGGCATCGAGGTGGCCTCCCCGGATGAGGCCGAAGCTCATGTCGCTCGCCACCAGGCTCGATCCCGGCAGCAGGGACACGCACCGTCCGCCGGCGCCGATGAGCCGCAGGTCTTCCTTTTCGGGCTTGGGACCCGCCCCGACCACGCCGTTTTCCGTCTGGAGCAGCACGTGCACGTCCTCGGGAAGATAGTCCGAGACCAGGGTGGGAATGCCGATCCCGAGGTTCACCACGGAACCATCCTCGAAATCGAGGGCGATCCGTTTCGCTATCCTGTGGCGGATGACTTCTTCATCAAGTACGGGAAGCATAGTATCCGTCTCCTTTCAGTACAAGAATATCCACGAGCATGCCGGGGGTAACCACATCGTTGGGGTCGATTTCACCCTCGGCGACGATGGTGTCCACTTCTGCGATGACAAGCTCCGCCGCCGTTGCCATGGCGGGGTTGAAGTTCCGCCCCGTGCCGAAGTAGGTGAGGTTCCCCCAACGGTCGGCCTTGTGCCCCCGGATCAGGGCCACGTCGGCCTTGAGGGGAAGTTCGATGATGTATCTCCTCCCGTCGACTTCGATGACCTGCTTGCCCTCTTCATGAATCGTACCGACGCCTGTGGGCGTCAGTACTCCTCCCAGGCCGAAGCCCCCGCACCGGATGCGTTCGACGAAGGTTCCCTGGGGGACGAGTTCCAGCTCCATTTTCCCTTCGTTGAAAAGTCTCTGGGTCTCCCGGTTCAGCCCGATATGGGATGCGGTCACCTTGCGGCACTGGCCGTTCACCACCAGCTTCCCGTGGCCGACTCCCTCGGGGTGCTGGTCGTTGGCGTAGAGAGTGTCGTTGGAGATAAGGTGAAGCTCCTTCGTTCCCTGTACCACGAGGGCGTCGATGAGGGTGTAGGGAACGCCTGCGTAGTTGAATCCGCCCACCATGAGCGAGGAGCCGGGCTTCACGTTCTGAACCGCTTCCTCCGCAGACATGACGGGCTTGATGAGTTTATGGGCCATGAGTCTGGAACACCTCCTCAGGATTGTGTGTTTTCAGGAGCAGGCGACGCGTTTCTTTTCGCCTTCATTTTCTGGAGCAGGTACACCCCCACGAGAAGTGCGAGGGCCAGGATGTCCGTCGTCAGGTTCGGCACGATGAGCAGGAAGGGGACGATGAGCAGGGCGATCCGTTCGGGAACGGAGAGCGGGGCGATGTAGTAGCCCTGCACTCCGGCGGAAAGGCCGATGATCGCCATGAGTGCCGTGACGAAGGAGAAGGCCACCTGCAGGATGTTGCCCTGGAAGAGCAGGTGGGGATTGTAGACGAACATGAAGGGAACGAGGAACCCCGCCATGGCGGTGACAAGAGCCGTGAAGCCCGTCTTCATGGCGTTGCTCTTCGCGATGCCGGCGGCCGCGTAGGTGGCCAGGGCCACGGGGGGCGTCACGTCGGCCAGCACACCGAAGTAGAGGCAGAACAGGTGGGCCGACATGAGCGGCACGCCCATCTGGAACAGGGCCGGCGCCGCCAGGGTGGACGTGATGATGTACTGGGCGGTGGTGGGGACTCCCATGCCGAGGATGATGGACCCGATCATGGTGAGGATGAGGGCCAGGGGCAGGATGCCCTGGGACAGGCTGATGACGAAGGAGGAAAAGGCCAGTCCTATGCCCGTGATGCCGATGACGCCGATGACGAGGCCGGAGCATGCGCAGGCCGCCGCCACTTCCACCGC of the Aminivibrio pyruvatiphilus genome contains:
- a CDS encoding thiolase family protein; translated protein: MGKPVILSACRTPGGKFGGSLKGFEAPDLGAMALKEAVKRSGVNPDDIGEVIMGNGWQAGVGANPARIALFRSGLPQSIPAFTVNKRCGSSLKTAMLAADKIRLGDMQAVAAGGMESATNVPYLLRDARWGFRMGEKAAEDSLHKDGFNCPLAGMLMGATAEVLNEEYSITREEQDEYALNSHRKAVAAIKEGRFASEIVPVEIQDRKKGTIVFDTDEIPREDTSIESLARLPAIFKKDGSITAGSSSALCDAGSAYIVADSDWAKANGFTPLAEITGYASGALDAVHMGLGPTVAMPKALEMAKMSLEDMEIIEINEAFSSQILACHRVMKFGMDRLNPCGGAIALGHPIGATGGKILATLIYSLKAQKKEFGIVSACIGGGQGVAMVIRNL
- a CDS encoding 3-oxoacid CoA-transferase subunit B is translated as MLPVLDEEVIRHRIAKRIALDFEDGSVVNLGIGIPTLVSDYLPEDVHVLLQTENGVVGAGPKPEKEDLRLIGAGGRCVSLLPGSSLVASDMSFGLIRGGHLDATVLGALEVDSFGNLANWMIPGKMVPGMGGAMDLVTGARAVYVATTHCDKKGRPKLVKECTLPLTGAKVVSVVVTEFCVVRKVNGKMVLCEISPEITEEELRANTTMDYDISPDLCPMKGIE
- a CDS encoding CoA transferase subunit A, yielding MAHKLIKPVMSAEEAVQNVKPGSSLMVGGFNYAGVPYTLIDALVVQGTKELHLISNDTLYANDQHPEGVGHGKLVVNGQCRKVTASHIGLNRETQRLFNEGKMELELVPQGTFVERIRCGGFGLGGVLTPTGVGTIHEEGKQVIEVDGRRYIIELPLKADVALIRGHKADRWGNLTYFGTGRNFNPAMATAAELVIAEVDTIVAEGEIDPNDVVTPGMLVDILVLKGDGYYASRT